The Malus sylvestris chromosome 14, drMalSylv7.2, whole genome shotgun sequence genome segment CTTAACATGGTTAAGAGAGTTCTGCGTTATCTCAAGGGTTCGATAGGGCAGGGAATCATCATGCGTAACAACAATTCCACTGCCATCAGTGGCTAcactgatgcagattgggcagggaATGCTCTTGATAGGAAATCTACCACGGGTTATTGCATGTTTGTTGGTGGAAATCTTGTcacttggaagagcaagaaacaacatgCCATTGCTCGCTCTAGTGCAGAGGCTGAATATCGAGCCATGGCAGCCACTGCATGTGAACTTATATGGCTTAAAGGGCTTCTTTCAGACTTAGGGTTTACTAGCACTACTCCTATGTCTCTTATGTGCGATAATCAAGCAGCCATGCACATCGTTGCTAACCCTGTGTTCCATGAAAGAACGAAACACATTAAAGTGGACTGTCATTTTGTTAGAGCTCAAGTGCAAACTCAAGTCATTCAGACCATCTTCACGCGAAGCCATGATCAACTGGCAGATCTCTTTACCAAGGCTCTGACATCTACTCCATTTCATCGTTTTTTGGGCAAGCTTGGCTCGATTAATCTActcgatccagcttgagggggagtgttgttgAGTGTCATTGTAATACCTTTCCCTTGATTTAAGGGAGTAGACTTGCATAAGTTAAGTTTAGATAGGTTGGCAGATAGGTTGGCAGCtttattccttatttttttattttcttgttggcTGCTTGCAGCAGCTTTATTTTCCACTTTCTTCCTACTACTTTCTCCCCATTTCCTGATTTCTTGTCGGCTGCATATAGCAGCTTTCCCTCCCTCTTCTCATATATATCCGGACTCCCTCTTGTACCAATATACATGAAGTACATATGAAAACTTTAAACCAGAAATTCTACAGGTTCTAATTTCTTTTTCATTCAACAACCTCCGATGGAGATGGAAGTAGAGCAAGGGCTTCTCCGCCCATTTCCGattggttttgggttggatGCTCACGTTTTAACATTAAGGGGGTTTGTTTCTTATTACCCGCAGTTCGGTTTTGAATGATTTTGTTTCTTGGTTAAAGAATGTTCATATCTTAAGACTGGATTCTGGGAAAATCCATGTAGGTTTtctatttcttattcttttgaATAATATGTTCCTTTGCTCAAGTGTAATGTTGGGAAAATTTCTTCTGCTCTTACTCTTATATTCTTCGTCGTGACTCGTGAATGAAAACGTTTCTGTGATTTACCAAATCTTATCTTCATCTGGAGCCAAGAGGACATTTCTGCTATTTTCGGATTCATGCTTTTAGGATAAGCTATTTGGATGGCATTTTAGCTTTTACCTTTGCCTATTTATTTCTTTCATGTTTGCTCTTTTAACATGAGCTATATTTTCTTCAGGGACTTCAGCTCCTGATAACAGATCTACACATTGTCCTAGTGTTCACAGTGGTAAGCAAGGTGACGATGCATGCTCATTTATAGAAAATGGAAGCAGAAAGCAGACAAATGGAATGGTATTAGATTTTACTTCATCTCAAAACTGTTACGATTCTGGAGTTTGTGACAACTATGCAATTTCCAAGTACTCACTTCCAGAGACGAATAGATTAGTTTGGAGTATTTTAGGCTATGGTGATTTGGTTTGTGAACTACATCAAGCACCAGATCACAACACAAATCATTCAGGACAACTGAATGGAAGAACTTCTCATCCCTCCTATCTCAATTTTGACAAATTTCGAAACATAACAAAGCAGGAAAAAGGTCAGGATATCCCTAGTCTGCTAGTTAACATAGCCCACGGGCTTGAATCTGATGGAACAGAGTGCAACTATGCCTCTGCATCCAAGGGTGCAAAAGCGGTGGCTCACAATAAAGAAGCAAAAGGAGCAAGCAACATATTGGGAAAGGATCACGATAAGTACCTTAGAAACCTTTGCTCTGTTGGGGGAAAGTTCGTCATAGTTGAGCTTGCAAAAGAGACTCTGGTAGATGCTGTCAAGATTGCAAACTTTGAGCACTACTCTTCTAACTTCAAGGAATTTGAATTGTCTGGAAGCTTAAGCTATCCGGCAGAAGCGTGGTCGCCATTGGGAAACTTTGAGGACTACTCTGCAGAACATGCAGCCAATAAATTGCCAGACCCTAATTCAACTGTAAAATCCTCTCCAAAAGAAGAGGTTGGTTCAACTGACTGGAAAACAAGTAGTGTTGGTCAAACTGGGGTTCAAACAGCTGGTGTAGGGACAGAAAGCGTTGAAGATACACAAAAAGTCAATGTAGACATTACCAACAATCCAGTAACTGCAAGCAAGATTCCAGAGCCGGTTATGAAGGTAAGACAACAGCCAAACGGAAGAATTCCTGGTGACTCAGTTCTGAAGATTTTGATGCAAAAAGTGAGGTCACTCGAGCTGAACTTAACTGTGCTGGAGGAGTATATCAAAGAATTAAATCGAAGACAAGGGGGTATCTTGCCGGAGGTTGGTAAAGAGCTGTTGAGAATATCATTGCTTCTGGATGAAAGCAAAACAGAGATTAAAGATCTCTTGCAATGGAAGGAAATTGTGGTACTCCATTGTTTTTTCTTAACATTTACTACACATTTTGTGTTTATGCATATAATTTTCGGGACAGTAAGCATataattttgggttttgatgaTTATTAGCAGAAGTATGACAATATTCATCACTTTAATCTATAGTTAGAAATTCCTCTTAATTTTCTTCTAGTGCCAATCCAGCTTTAGCATTAGGTTTTTGGCCACTTTTTAATTTAGAGTTGTTTTTTGGTATAATAGAAAGAAAGGGTGttgtagaaaaagaaagaagtttATATGTCATCGATGGATCACAATTTATGTGGTCAATAAGAAAATAATCCGAAGTTTggttctttgtttcttttcgtTCTAAAGTCgtgaaattaacaatattaacaAAT includes the following:
- the LOC126599085 gene encoding SUN domain-containing protein 5-like — translated: IKKCYNNKSKSFYELSLSLIFSLWCLVFPFYSKLGLGHGNGGTSAPDNRSTHCPSVHSGKQGDDACSFIENGSRKQTNGMVLDFTSSQNCYDSGVCDNYAISKYSLPETNRLVWSILGYGDLVCELHQAPDHNTNHSGQLNGRTSHPSYLNFDKFRNITKQEKGQDIPSLLVNIAHGLESDGTECNYASASKGAKAVAHNKEAKGASNILGKDHDKYLRNLCSVGGKFVIVELAKETLVDAVKIANFEHYSSNFKEFELSGSLSYPAEAWSPLGNFEDYSAEHAANKLPDPNSTVKSSPKEEVGSTDWKTSSVGQTGVQTAGVGTESVEDTQKVNVDITNNPVTASKIPEPVMKVRQQPNGRIPGDSVLKILMQKVRSLELNLTVLEEYIKELNRRQGGILPEVGKELLRISLLLDESKTEIKDLLQWKEIVVLHCFFLTFTTHFVFMHIIFGTVSI